From the Candidatus Methanosuratincola sp. genome, the window GTCCATTGCAGGATTACATTGGCTATTATTGCGAAGAATGCCACCAATGGCCCGTTTGGCGGCTGCATCAGATACATCACCGTGTAGATGCTGCCTGGGCCTGCCATCAGCGGAGTGGCGAGGGGAACTATTGCGACATCATCCCTGTTCATCCAGCGACCCTCCTCTTTCCCCAACAGCCCTTCAATGGACATGATGAAGAGGAGGACCCCTCCGGCTATCTTGAAATCGTTCATGGAGATGTTGAAAAAATCAAGTATGTACGAGCCTATGACTGCAAAAACCACCAGTATTATGAACGCCACCTTCACCGAGTCG encodes:
- a CDS encoding MarC family protein, translated to MVDDLWIYLQGFLTLFIIFDPIGNVPLFHTFTSSFETKRKIKILNDSVKVAFIILVVFAVIGSYILDFFNISMNDFKIAGGVLLFIMSIEGLLGKEEGRWMNRDDVAIVPLATPLMAGPGSIYTVMYLMQPPNGPLVAFFAIIANVILQWTLLRSSNVLMRVFGKSGSTIISRIMAFILSAIAIGMIRSGLVGAYLGG